The following are from one region of the Nicotiana tomentosiformis chromosome 7, ASM39032v3, whole genome shotgun sequence genome:
- the LOC138895703 gene encoding uncharacterized protein, with protein sequence MGNSIVTPPLVRVSNTQNGRGANRGGAQGGGGPARFYAVLERHNAEASNRVITGILSVCGRLAYVLVDLGSTFFYVSPYFCVEFGKAPKTLGVLFEVSTPIGEYVKVEYIFINCIITVQGRKTLADLNLLDMVDFDIIAGMDWLSSCHATFDCHAKTAQFSFVGEDPIIIRGKVGTPVGKFISYLKARKLVSSGCLAYLAHAWDMKVGSPVLESVPIVKEFSDMFLDDLPWIPPDREIEFGIDILPGTQPISIPPYRMVPSELNELKK encoded by the coding sequence ATGGGTAATTCTATAGTTACACCTCCTCTAGTTCGGGTATCTAATACTCAGAATGGGCGTGGTGCCAATAGAGGTGGAGCTCAAGGAGGAGGTGGACCAGCCAGATTCTATGCAGTTCTAGAAAGGCATAATGCTGAGGCGTCTAACAGAGTTATTACAGGTATTCTCTCGGTTTGTGGTCGCCTTGCTTATGTATTAGTTGATCTTGGTTCAACTTTCTTCTATGTGTCTCCTTATTTTTGTGTCGAGTTTGGAAAAGCACCAAAAACATTAGGGGTTCTGTTTGAGGTTTCCACACCTATAGGGGAATATGTTAAAGTTGAGTATATATTCATAAACTGCATCATCACAGTTCAAGGCCGAAAAACATTAGCCGATTTGAACTTGTtagatatggtagactttgacatCATAgctggcatggactggttatcttctTGTCATGCTACATTTGATTGCCACGCGAAGACGGCTCAATTCTCATTTGTTGGAGAAGATCCAATTATAATTAGAGGTAAAGTGGGTACGCCTGTGGgcaagtttatttcttaccttaaggctagaAAACTAGTGAGCAGCGGGTGTTTAGCGTATCTAGCACATGCGTGGGATATGAAAGTTGGCTCCCCAGTGCTTGAATCAGTACCGATTGTGAAAGAGTTTTCAGACATGTTCCTGGATGATCTCCCATGGAtaccaccagatagggagattgagtttGGCATAGACATAttgccaggaactcaaccaatctcGATTCCTCCTTACAGAATGGTTCCATCTGAGCTAAATGAACTCAAGAAGTAG